In Luteitalea sp. TBR-22, one genomic interval encodes:
- a CDS encoding PEP-CTERM sorting domain-containing protein — translation MPIASIRRIAAGLALALGLTLASSTQAAAAVVYDFSLPANGDVGAVRIVLTTSDFITPSDLDIFPLTAAQIAVSSDDVVDKTQSVIGVDIEPDVTLFGINLRGPGGLLLLFTEDYPADFFIFERTPTQTGTFTSVSGIVVSDDELETRAPTATLVVSGTPDVPEPASLTLLGAAAAGLIARRRRQTRRS, via the coding sequence ATGCCCATCGCTTCCATCCGTAGAATCGCTGCCGGTCTGGCCCTGGCCCTGGGCCTGACGCTCGCGAGCAGCACCCAGGCGGCCGCCGCCGTCGTGTACGACTTCAGCCTCCCCGCCAACGGCGACGTCGGCGCCGTGCGCATCGTGCTCACGACGTCGGACTTCATCACGCCGTCGGACCTGGACATCTTTCCGCTGACCGCTGCCCAGATCGCGGTCAGCTCCGACGACGTGGTCGACAAGACCCAATCGGTGATTGGCGTCGACATCGAGCCCGACGTGACCTTGTTCGGCATCAACCTGCGCGGCCCCGGCGGTCTTCTGCTGCTGTTCACTGAGGACTACCCGGCGGACTTCTTCATCTTCGAGCGGACTCCGACACAGACGGGCACCTTCACGTCGGTCTCCGGAATCGTCGTGAGTGACGACGAACTGGAGACGCGCGCGCCGACCGCGACCCTCGTGGTCAGCGGCACCCCGGACGTGCCCGAGCCGGCGAGCCTCACGCTGCTCGGCGCTGCCGCCGCAGGGCTGATCGCCCGTCGCCGGCGCCAGACGCGGCGGTCCTGA
- a CDS encoding Tm-1-like ATP-binding domain-containing protein, with translation MTPRTILLLGSLDTKGDEYAFVRDLIAARGHRTLLVDLGILGAPRIVPDVPAEVVAQAGGGSLADLRATADRGAAVDVMLRGARALVPAWYAEGRFDGVLGLGGGGGTTMITAAMRTLPVGVPKVMVSTMASGNTAPYVDVKDVTLMYSVVDIAGLNPLSRRILANAAGAVCGMVEQNGHRAPGAGPREDGSRQSAVGSAAAAPGHRPLVAATMFGVTTPCVTAARGALEAAGYDVTVFHATGSGGRAMEGLIDDGYFAGVLDVTTTEWCDEVVGGVLTAGPTRLSAAARRGVPQVVSVGACDMVNFGGIDTVPPQFRERLLYRHNATVTLMRTTPDECMAIGTRIATQLNAATGPTSLVLPLRGVSALDAPGQPFHDPAADAALFDALRQHVAPRVRVIEVDAHINDAAFADALVAEFRARMSDHQR, from the coding sequence GTGACGCCGCGCACCATCCTGCTGCTCGGCTCGCTCGACACCAAAGGCGACGAGTACGCGTTCGTCCGCGACCTGATCGCGGCGCGCGGCCATCGCACGCTGCTTGTCGACCTGGGGATCCTCGGTGCGCCACGCATCGTCCCCGACGTGCCGGCCGAGGTGGTGGCGCAGGCTGGCGGCGGCAGTCTCGCGGACCTGCGCGCGACCGCCGACCGTGGCGCGGCCGTCGACGTCATGCTGCGCGGCGCCCGCGCGCTGGTACCCGCCTGGTACGCCGAGGGCCGGTTCGACGGCGTGCTCGGCCTCGGCGGCGGTGGCGGCACCACGATGATCACGGCGGCGATGCGGACGCTGCCGGTCGGCGTGCCCAAGGTGATGGTGTCCACCATGGCCTCCGGCAACACGGCGCCCTACGTCGACGTGAAGGACGTCACGCTGATGTACTCGGTGGTCGACATCGCCGGGCTCAACCCGCTGTCGCGCCGCATCCTGGCCAACGCGGCCGGCGCGGTGTGCGGGATGGTCGAACAGAACGGGCACCGGGCCCCGGGCGCCGGACCCCGGGAAGACGGCAGTCGGCAGTCGGCGGTCGGCAGTGCCGCGGCGGCACCCGGGCACCGGCCGCTGGTCGCTGCGACGATGTTCGGCGTGACGACGCCGTGCGTGACGGCGGCGCGTGGCGCGCTCGAGGCCGCCGGGTACGACGTGACGGTGTTCCACGCGACAGGGTCGGGCGGGCGCGCGATGGAGGGCCTGATCGACGACGGCTACTTCGCCGGCGTGCTCGACGTGACCACGACCGAGTGGTGCGACGAGGTGGTCGGCGGCGTTCTGACGGCGGGGCCGACGCGGCTGTCGGCCGCCGCACGACGCGGCGTGCCGCAGGTGGTCTCGGTGGGCGCCTGCGACATGGTGAACTTCGGCGGCATCGACACGGTGCCCCCGCAGTTCCGCGAGCGCCTGCTGTATCGCCACAACGCGACGGTCACCCTGATGCGCACCACCCCCGACGAGTGCATGGCGATCGGCACGCGCATCGCCACACAACTCAACGCCGCCACGGGGCCGACGTCGCTGGTGCTGCCGCTGCGCGGCGTGAGCGCGCTCGACGCGCCCGGGCAGCCCTTCCACGATCCTGCGGCCGACGCCGCGCTCTTCGACGCGCTGCGCCAGCACGTCGCGCCGCGTGTCCGCGTGATCGAGGTCGACGCCCACATCAACGACGCCGCGTTCGCCGACGCCCTCGTTGCGGAGTTCCGCGCACGCATGTCCGACCATCAGCGGTAG
- a CDS encoding cupin domain-containing protein → MTESGAVAALRFVTAPDVQVEQLPWGPHEWLCRPGLTDARDLLLVRVRMPPGTGHAFHRHPAMEEIIYVVSGTAEQWVDRERRLLGAGDIAHIPKDVVHGTYNAGDETLVFLAILSPAIFEGPPLVDVSGEAPWSTLRP, encoded by the coding sequence GTGACCGAGTCGGGGGCGGTGGCCGCCCTGCGCTTCGTGACCGCACCGGACGTGCAGGTCGAGCAGTTGCCGTGGGGACCGCACGAGTGGCTGTGCCGTCCCGGGCTCACCGACGCGCGCGACCTGCTGCTGGTACGCGTCCGGATGCCCCCCGGCACCGGCCATGCCTTCCATCGCCATCCGGCCATGGAGGAGATCATCTACGTCGTGTCGGGGACCGCCGAGCAGTGGGTCGACCGCGAGCGGCGGCTGCTCGGCGCCGGCGACATCGCCCACATCCCGAAGGACGTCGTGCACGGCACCTACAATGCCGGGGACGAGACGTTGGTGTTCCTGGCGATCCTCTCGCCGGCCATCTTCGAGGGGCCGCCGCTGGTGGACGTGTCGGGCGAGGCGCCCTGGAGCACGCTGCGACCGTGA
- a CDS encoding PVC-type heme-binding CxxCH protein — MTLMPILAAPLARKGIQLTHVATPAEALRPEVLANYDAIMIYANHTDITEAQEQALVSFVEGGKGLIALHCASFMFTKAPRYIPMIGGQFSTHGTGDFTAEIVAPDHPIMSGLAPFTTWDETYVHTRHNPVDRTVLMERVDDKGREPYTWVRTQGKGRVFYTAFGHDERTWRNPGFQVLVERATTWAVSDQARKAWQALKMPEVTYLDGFNVPNYEKRDPAPKYQMPFSPADSMKFITTPAEFDLQLFAREPDIVKPITFQFDARGRLWVIEAIDYPNLVLNGQPGADRIRILEDTNGDGRADKFTVFADRLNLATSLVFTGKGVIVAAAPHMLLLEDTNGDDKADKKTVLSTGWGISDSHAGPSNLLYGPDNYVWGTVGYAGFKGEMNGKPMQFGMGVFRFRPDGSGFEFVTGSTNNTWGLGFSETFDVFGSTANNDPSFYVAIPNRYFDGVEGLGTGGRPVSGPGYQSLAQFYNAHFITPYIRQVDVHGGYTAAAGHQLYTARRFPKAYWNRIAFITEPTAHIVGQGVIEKDGAGFVTRDGYNLMAGAEEWVAPVHAQVGPDGAVWVADWYNFIAQHNPTPPGYSNGPGNAYETSMRDRHHGRIYRIVPKAGSRPTMPRLSASLPASLVAGLSSDNMLWRLHAQRMLVERGATDVVPALIALTRNTSVDEIGLNGAALHAVWTLDGLGAITDVGSDAGRAVVAALKHPAAGVRKAAATVLATRPGGAQAILDAGLLRDPDLHTRLAAILALADAPSSDGIARAIYTASLEAQNFKDRWLSRALYVAAHRHRARVLPLYQADPNAVPETALPLPLRLGNNRPDWRVPEAASLASSWKEIEVPGRWESKGLADFDGVVWFTRTFDAAAGAPVRFSLGRIGQAAEVWVNGQAVPAPPRDPAAPAALPVFTVPAEALKAGSNVLTLRIQNYRGDGGFLSTPDLLYLEVAGARQSLAGTWRHRVERQTNAVSLYARAGELPAHLAAATAAAARTAPPAAALPRPDVTVALTVIPGQMKFDRAEFTVAPGQLVQLVFTNPDVMQHNFILGAADSLAQLGGAADQMLTTGDALAQSYVPQTSLVLFSTPIVNPGQTITVQFRAPAQAGDYPYVCTFPGHWRLMNGVMKVKN; from the coding sequence ATGACGCTGATGCCGATCCTGGCCGCGCCGCTGGCCCGCAAGGGCATCCAGCTCACGCACGTGGCGACGCCGGCGGAGGCGCTGCGGCCCGAGGTGCTCGCCAACTACGACGCGATCATGATCTACGCCAACCACACCGACATCACCGAGGCGCAGGAACAGGCGCTGGTGTCGTTCGTCGAGGGCGGCAAGGGCCTGATCGCGCTGCATTGCGCCTCGTTCATGTTCACGAAGGCGCCGCGCTACATCCCGATGATCGGCGGGCAGTTCAGCACCCACGGCACCGGTGACTTCACGGCGGAGATCGTCGCCCCCGACCACCCGATCATGAGCGGCCTGGCGCCGTTCACCACCTGGGACGAGACCTACGTCCACACGCGGCACAACCCGGTCGACCGCACGGTGCTGATGGAGCGGGTCGACGACAAGGGGCGTGAGCCGTACACCTGGGTGCGCACGCAGGGCAAGGGCCGCGTGTTCTACACCGCGTTCGGCCACGACGAGCGCACGTGGCGGAACCCTGGCTTCCAGGTGCTGGTCGAGCGCGCCACCACGTGGGCCGTCTCGGACCAGGCACGCAAGGCGTGGCAGGCGCTGAAGATGCCTGAGGTCACCTACCTCGACGGCTTCAACGTGCCCAACTACGAGAAGCGCGATCCGGCCCCGAAGTACCAGATGCCGTTCTCGCCGGCCGACTCGATGAAGTTCATCACGACGCCGGCGGAGTTCGACCTGCAGCTCTTCGCGCGCGAGCCCGACATCGTCAAGCCCATCACGTTCCAGTTCGACGCCCGGGGGCGGCTGTGGGTGATCGAGGCCATCGACTATCCCAACCTCGTGCTGAACGGCCAGCCTGGCGCCGACCGCATCCGCATCCTCGAGGACACCAACGGCGACGGGCGCGCCGACAAGTTCACCGTCTTCGCCGATCGTCTCAACCTGGCCACCAGCCTGGTGTTCACCGGCAAGGGCGTCATCGTCGCCGCCGCGCCGCACATGCTGCTGCTCGAGGACACCAACGGCGACGACAAGGCCGACAAGAAGACCGTCCTCAGCACCGGCTGGGGCATCAGCGACAGCCACGCCGGCCCGTCGAACCTGCTGTACGGCCCCGACAACTACGTGTGGGGCACCGTCGGCTACGCCGGCTTCAAGGGCGAGATGAACGGCAAGCCGATGCAGTTCGGCATGGGCGTGTTCCGGTTCAGGCCCGACGGATCGGGCTTCGAGTTCGTGACCGGGTCGACCAACAACACGTGGGGCCTGGGCTTCTCGGAGACGTTCGACGTGTTCGGATCGACGGCCAACAACGACCCGAGCTTCTACGTGGCGATCCCGAACCGCTACTTCGACGGCGTCGAGGGACTGGGCACCGGGGGCCGTCCGGTGAGCGGACCCGGCTACCAGAGCCTGGCGCAGTTCTACAACGCGCACTTCATCACGCCCTACATCCGGCAGGTGGACGTGCACGGCGGCTACACGGCGGCGGCCGGGCACCAGCTGTACACCGCGCGCCGGTTCCCGAAGGCGTACTGGAACCGCATCGCCTTCATCACCGAGCCGACGGCGCACATCGTCGGCCAGGGCGTGATCGAGAAGGACGGCGCGGGGTTCGTGACGCGCGACGGCTACAACCTGATGGCCGGCGCCGAGGAGTGGGTCGCCCCGGTGCACGCGCAGGTGGGTCCGGACGGGGCCGTGTGGGTGGCCGACTGGTACAACTTCATCGCCCAGCACAACCCGACGCCGCCCGGGTACAGCAACGGTCCAGGCAATGCGTACGAGACGTCGATGCGCGACCGGCACCACGGGCGCATCTACCGGATCGTGCCGAAGGCGGGCAGCCGCCCGACGATGCCGCGGCTGTCGGCGTCGCTGCCGGCCTCGCTGGTGGCGGGCCTGTCCTCCGACAACATGCTGTGGCGCCTGCACGCGCAGCGGATGCTCGTCGAGCGCGGCGCGACGGATGTCGTCCCGGCGCTGATTGCGCTGACCCGCAACACGTCGGTGGACGAGATTGGCCTGAACGGCGCCGCGTTGCACGCGGTGTGGACGCTGGACGGCCTGGGCGCGATCACCGACGTCGGCAGCGACGCAGGGCGCGCAGTGGTGGCGGCGCTGAAGCACCCGGCCGCCGGCGTGCGCAAGGCCGCGGCCACCGTGCTCGCCACGCGCCCGGGTGGCGCGCAGGCGATTCTCGATGCAGGGCTCCTGCGCGATCCCGACCTGCACACGCGACTGGCCGCGATCCTCGCGCTCGCCGACGCGCCCTCGTCGGACGGGATCGCCAGGGCGATCTACACGGCCAGCCTCGAGGCGCAGAACTTCAAGGATCGCTGGCTGAGTCGCGCGCTGTACGTGGCCGCGCATCGTCACCGCGCACGCGTGCTGCCGCTCTACCAGGCCGACCCGAACGCCGTGCCCGAGACCGCGTTACCCCTGCCCCTGCGGCTGGGCAACAACCGCCCCGACTGGCGCGTGCCCGAGGCGGCCAGCCTGGCGTCGTCGTGGAAGGAGATCGAGGTTCCGGGCCGCTGGGAGTCGAAGGGCCTGGCCGACTTCGACGGCGTCGTCTGGTTCACGCGGACGTTCGACGCGGCGGCAGGCGCCCCGGTCCGCTTCAGCCTCGGTCGCATCGGGCAGGCCGCGGAGGTCTGGGTCAACGGCCAGGCCGTGCCGGCACCGCCGCGCGATCCGGCCGCCCCTGCGGCGCTGCCGGTCTTCACCGTCCCCGCCGAAGCGCTGAAGGCCGGGTCGAACGTCCTCACCCTCCGCATCCAGAACTACCGCGGCGACGGCGGCTTCCTCAGCACGCCCGACCTGCTGTACCTGGAGGTGGCCGGCGCGCGCCAGTCGCTGGCGGGCACCTGGAGGCACCGGGTCGAACGCCAGACCAACGCCGTGTCGCTCTACGCCAGGGCCGGCGAACTCCCGGCACACCTGGCCGCCGCGACGGCGGCAGCGGCACGGACCGCGCCGCCCGCTGCCGCGTTGCCCCGACCCGACGTGACCGTGGCGCTCACGGTGATCCCGGGACAGATGAAGTTCGATCGCGCGGAGTTCACGGTGGCGCCCGGACAGCTCGTGCAGCTGGTGTTCACCAACCCCGACGTGATGCAGCACAACTTCATCCTGGGCGCCGCCGACTCGCTGGCCCAGCTCGGTGGCGCGGCCGACCAGATGCTCACGACGGGCGACGCGTTGGCCCAGAGTTACGTGCCACAGACCTCGCTGGTGCTCTTCTCGACGCCGATCGTCAATCCCGGACAGACGATCACGGTGCAGTTCCGCGCCCCAGCACAGGCCGGCGACTACCCGTACGTGTGCACGTTCCCGGGCCACTGGCGCCTGATGAACGGCGTCATGAAAGTGAAGAACTAG